From one Bacteroidota bacterium genomic stretch:
- a CDS encoding universal stress protein produces MLEEDLHSGTGHYTTPMSNNKTNVKNMRKAEMPSPLIHNILVPTDFSENATKALQLAVGIAEKNNAAVLIVHACHIPFTDEHMAPNMIQELMDATKLRAELQMADYIKANKQKFNQVPVNAQVVIGFAAETILEVAHHAKVDIIIIGTQGVNGIEDRLFGTVTWNIIKRSDIPVIAIPETKSDLQFKNIMIPFEGTVYDTDIINYLLKFAEKYNAVVHGVHFIQDASTYNKGVIDKLQNKFRKEIDSEKLQLHFPAEKNITEGIKKFAARNQVDLISMVTHNHGLFSTVFHMSVTRNIALYAQIPLLAYNMDRVQFDTDNH; encoded by the coding sequence ATGCTTGAGGAAGACCTTCATAGCGGAACAGGACATTATACCACGCCTATGAGTAATAATAAAACCAATGTTAAAAATATGAGAAAAGCAGAAATGCCTTCCCCTCTAATTCATAACATTTTAGTTCCCACCGACTTTTCGGAAAATGCCACTAAAGCCTTACAGTTGGCGGTTGGTATCGCGGAAAAAAATAATGCAGCAGTGCTTATTGTTCATGCCTGCCACATACCATTTACCGATGAGCACATGGCGCCGAATATGATTCAGGAATTAATGGATGCAACAAAATTGCGTGCTGAATTACAAATGGCTGATTATATCAAAGCCAATAAACAGAAATTTAATCAGGTCCCTGTTAATGCTCAGGTAGTAATTGGATTTGCTGCAGAAACAATTCTTGAAGTTGCGCATCACGCAAAAGTAGATATCATCATAATTGGCACCCAGGGTGTAAATGGTATTGAAGATCGTTTGTTTGGTACTGTTACCTGGAATATTATTAAACGTTCAGATATACCTGTAATTGCAATTCCGGAAACAAAATCCGATTTACAATTTAAAAATATTATGATTCCTTTTGAAGGCACAGTTTATGACACCGATATTATTAATTACCTGTTAAAATTTGCAGAAAAATATAATGCGGTTGTTCACGGTGTACATTTTATTCAGGATGCCTCTACTTACAACAAAGGCGTAATTGATAAATTGCAAAATAAATTCAGAAAGGAAATTGATTCAGAAAAATTACAACTCCATTTTCCTGCTGAAAAAAACATTACCGAAGGTATTAAAAAATTTGCAGCCCGCAATCAGGTGGACCTCATTAGTATGGTTACACATAACCATGGTTTATTTTCTACCGTATTTCATATGAGCGTTACCAGAAACATTGCATTGTATGCACAAATTCCATTATTAGCATACAATATGGACCGGGTTCAATTTGATACTGACAACCATTAA
- a CDS encoding TonB-dependent receptor, whose translation MKKIFTIICVLYSCALFAQTETNYDLEEVVISGSRFPDKRKDVAQKIDVIKLQSIQFANSGTTADLMQQSGKVLVQKSQQGGGSPIIRGFEASRVLLVIDGVRMNNAIYRAGHLQNVITLDPSLIEKLEIAYGPSSTVYGSDALGGVIHFHTITPNLLSDGEKPFSGSAFLRYATAASSPSGNLSFNVASAKIASFTAFSYSNFGDLKAGTVANGDYGKFGFRPYYVETNNGIDTLIRNDDDSKQINSGYTQYDVMEKILYQQSAKISHLINLQYSTSTDIPRYDRLTDPLNDDSLKYAQWYYGPQNRLLAAYEFKYAGANKLFDMAHLTASFQAIEESRHDRRYGKTSLNHRTENVNVIGFNFDFSKTIKHSDIRYGLESYLNDVQSVAETENIEDGTFTPLSTRYPDGGSKMNNFAAYISHNIKMSNGKWVLNDGLRYNYSMLTAKFEDKTFFPFPFDEIEQNNGALTGSIGLIYLPNSSTKIALSGSTGFRTPNVDDLTKVFESGAGAIVVPNPDIKPEYTYNIDLNLVKVFADRIELELTGFYTIANNYFSTQPSTFDGEDSILYDGELSQVLTVMNTESAYLYGFNAGIDVKINELFSLSSYITYTYGRVETDTTPYPLDHVPPMYGKTSFNFKKDKIHAEVNALYNGWKHIEDYNIVGGEDNEQYATVDGMPSWYTLNLKAGYKVNDMFEIQAGCENILDLNYRVFASGISAPGRNVYVTVRSRF comes from the coding sequence ATGAAAAAAATATTCACAATAATTTGTGTTTTATACTCCTGTGCATTATTTGCACAAACTGAAACAAATTATGACCTGGAAGAGGTTGTAATTTCCGGAAGTCGTTTCCCCGATAAACGAAAAGACGTCGCTCAAAAAATTGACGTTATTAAACTTCAATCTATTCAATTTGCCAATAGTGGCACCACTGCCGATTTAATGCAACAATCAGGAAAAGTATTGGTGCAAAAAAGTCAACAGGGTGGTGGTAGCCCGATTATTCGCGGCTTTGAAGCTAGCCGTGTTTTATTGGTTATAGATGGCGTTCGTATGAACAATGCCATTTATCGAGCCGGTCACCTTCAAAATGTAATCACGCTTGATCCAAGTTTAATTGAAAAACTGGAGATTGCTTACGGTCCTTCATCAACCGTTTATGGTAGCGATGCATTAGGTGGTGTAATTCATTTTCATACCATCACACCTAATTTATTAAGCGATGGTGAAAAGCCTTTCAGCGGTTCTGCATTTTTACGTTATGCAACAGCTGCAAGCTCACCTTCGGGTAATTTAAGTTTTAATGTTGCTTCCGCAAAAATTGCTTCATTTACAGCTTTCAGCTATTCAAATTTCGGTGATTTAAAAGCAGGAACAGTTGCTAATGGCGATTATGGTAAATTTGGTTTCCGTCCATATTATGTTGAAACGAATAATGGTATTGATACTTTAATTCGCAATGATGACGACAGCAAACAAATTAATTCCGGTTACACACAATATGATGTGATGGAAAAAATATTATATCAGCAAAGTGCAAAAATTTCGCATTTAATTAATTTACAATATTCAACATCAACGGATATTCCGCGTTACGACAGACTGACAGATCCGTTAAACGACGACAGTTTGAAATATGCACAGTGGTATTATGGTCCGCAAAACAGGTTATTAGCTGCGTATGAATTTAAATATGCCGGTGCCAATAAATTGTTTGACATGGCACATTTAACTGCCAGTTTCCAGGCAATTGAAGAAAGCCGTCACGACCGTCGCTACGGAAAAACTTCCCTCAATCACCGCACAGAAAATGTAAACGTTATCGGATTTAACTTCGATTTCAGCAAAACGATTAAACACAGTGATATTCGTTACGGTTTGGAATCTTATTTAAATGATGTGCAATCTGTTGCAGAAACTGAAAATATTGAAGATGGAACATTCACGCCACTAAGCACAAGATATCCTGACGGTGGTTCTAAAATGAACAATTTTGCTGCATATATTTCACATAACATTAAAATGAGTAATGGAAAATGGGTGTTAAACGATGGATTGCGCTATAATTATTCTATGCTTACAGCAAAATTTGAAGACAAAACATTTTTCCCATTTCCATTTGATGAAATTGAACAAAACAATGGTGCATTAACAGGAAGTATAGGGCTTATTTATCTGCCTAATTCAAGCACTAAAATTGCATTAAGCGGTTCAACAGGTTTCAGAACACCAAACGTTGATGACTTAACCAAAGTATTTGAAAGTGGTGCCGGCGCAATTGTTGTTCCTAATCCTGATATTAAACCGGAATATACTTACAACATCGATTTGAATCTGGTAAAAGTTTTTGCCGACAGAATTGAATTGGAATTAACCGGTTTTTATACCATTGCAAATAATTATTTCTCAACCCAGCCTTCTACTTTTGATGGTGAAGATTCTATTCTATACGATGGCGAACTGAGTCAGGTATTAACGGTAATGAATACTGAATCAGCTTACTTATATGGTTTTAATGCAGGAATTGATGTCAAAATAAATGAACTGTTCTCTTTATCATCCTATATCACTTACACTTACGGAAGAGTTGAAACAGATACAACACCTTATCCATTAGACCATGTTCCGCCTATGTATGGTAAAACATCTTTCAACTTCAAAAAAGATAAAATTCATGCTGAAGTGAATGCTTTATATAATGGTTGGAAGCATATTGAAGATTACAATATAGTTGGGGGAGAAGATAATGAACAATATGCGACAGTTGACGGTATGCCTTCTTGGTATACCTTAAACCTGAAAGCCGGTTATAAAGTAAACGATATGTTCGAAATACAAGCAGGTTGCGAAAACATTCTGGATTTGAACTACCGTGTGTTTGCTTCAGGCATCAGCGCTCCGGGTAGAAATGTATATGTAACCGTGAGAAGCAGATTTTAA
- a CDS encoding cytochrome B has translation MIDFVHTSVLLFGSNEATIHLPEGLSKALIAAHSGWRYVILILLILAIYYGNQTAKGKKAYEGGTKKMGMFTMIAADIQLLGGLVLYFFFIASQTNFKVGKLKDQMGISMFRSIAIDHAIGMLVALVLIHIGYAKAKKALNDTEAGKKQFTYMLIALIIILISIPWPFLHHERGWF, from the coding sequence ATGATTGATTTTGTACACACGTCCGTACTATTGTTCGGATCAAACGAGGCAACTATTCACTTGCCGGAGGGCCTATCGAAGGCGCTCATTGCTGCCCACTCGGGGTGGCGTTATGTAATCCTTATTTTATTGATTTTAGCCATCTACTACGGCAATCAAACTGCAAAAGGCAAAAAAGCCTATGAGGGCGGAACCAAAAAAATGGGGATGTTTACCATGATTGCAGCTGACATTCAGCTATTGGGAGGTTTAGTTTTGTATTTCTTTTTTATCGCATCCCAAACTAATTTCAAAGTTGGTAAACTAAAAGACCAGATGGGTATTTCAATGTTTAGAAGTATTGCCATCGACCATGCTATAGGTATGCTGGTAGCGCTGGTTTTAATTCACATTGGGTATGCTAAGGCAAAAAAGGCATTAAATGACACAGAAGCTGGAAAAAAACAGTTTACTTACATGCTCATTGCCTTAATTATCATCCTGATTTCCATTCCTTGGCCGTTTTTACATCATGAAAGAGGTTGGTTTTAA
- a CDS encoding D-sedoheptulose 7-phosphate isomerase, translating to MGSKIEQIKGVIAESIRVKNEILNNPEMIAKCEEIAAKIAEAFRQDKKVLFCGNGGSAADAQHLAAEFSGRFYFDRPPLDAEALHVNSSYVTAVGNDYGYDQIFSRVLKAKGRKGDFIIGISTSGNSENILKAFDVARERGMVIVAMTGASGGKMKDNCDYLINVPSNDTPRIQESHIMLGHIICELVEAELFERP from the coding sequence ATGGGAAGCAAAATAGAACAAATTAAAGGCGTAATTGCCGAAAGTATCAGGGTAAAAAATGAAATTTTAAATAACCCTGAAATGATTGCTAAATGCGAAGAAATTGCAGCTAAAATTGCAGAAGCTTTTCGTCAGGATAAAAAAGTATTATTCTGTGGAAACGGCGGAAGTGCTGCTGATGCACAACATTTAGCTGCTGAATTTTCAGGTCGTTTTTATTTCGATCGTCCGCCACTGGATGCAGAAGCATTACACGTAAATTCATCGTACGTAACTGCAGTTGGAAACGATTATGGTTACGACCAGATTTTTTCTCGCGTATTAAAAGCAAAAGGCCGCAAAGGTGATTTTATTATCGGTATTTCTACATCAGGAAATTCTGAAAATATATTGAAAGCATTTGATGTTGCCCGCGAACGCGGAATGGTAATTGTTGCAATGACCGGTGCTTCAGGTGGAAAAATGAAAGATAATTGCGATTATCTCATTAACGTGCCATCAAACGATACACCTCGTATTCAGGAAAGTCATATTATGCTCGGACATATTATCTGCGAATTAGTGGAAGCAGAATTATTTGAGCGTCCATGA
- a CDS encoding DUF4468 domain-containing protein codes for MKKLLLIVALACGFSAQAQKSADPVAPFFPIDETSKLVTYTDVIQVPGVATDSLYNVAMAWMKIFYVSPSQAIKSQNKEEGIIEIKHQFQITKTEKGQELKAGQINYYLTLQFRDGRFKYTITKVNLQGPSYFGIETWINDEKYAEDETVINYLIQIDEFMQKLITSLETEVKPAAPKKEEDW; via the coding sequence ATGAAAAAACTTTTGCTTATAGTAGCTCTTGCATGCGGGTTTTCGGCCCAGGCACAAAAATCGGCGGATCCTGTTGCGCCATTTTTCCCAATCGACGAAACCTCTAAACTGGTTACTTATACCGATGTAATTCAGGTTCCCGGTGTTGCTACCGACTCACTTTATAACGTAGCAATGGCCTGGATGAAAATATTTTATGTAAGTCCGAGTCAGGCTATTAAAAGTCAGAACAAAGAAGAAGGCATTATTGAGATAAAACACCAGTTTCAAATCACCAAAACTGAAAAAGGTCAGGAATTAAAGGCCGGCCAGATTAACTACTATCTAACCTTACAATTTCGCGATGGCCGCTTTAAATACACTATCACAAAAGTAAATCTGCAAGGCCCTTCTTACTTCGGTATTGAAACCTGGATAAACGATGAAAAATATGCTGAAGATGAAACTGTAATTAATTACTTAATTCAGATAGATGAATTTATGCAAAAGCTCATTACCTCGCTTGAAACCGAAGTAAAACCGGCAGCTCCGAAAAAAGAAGAAGACTGGTAA
- a CDS encoding HAD family hydrolase: MAAIQLPVDHTWTLFLDRDGVLNRKIDHDYVRNWEQFEFLPGVKEALAICAQKFGRIVIVTNQRGVGRGLMSETDLHEIHMQLMDEVEQAGGRIDAIFYCPDITDEGSTHRKPKPGMAFDAKNLFPEIDFSKSIIVGDSGSDMEFGKNLGMITVLIGDKPKPAADILLPSLIKFSETLV, from the coding sequence ATGGCAGCTATCCAATTACCTGTTGATCATACCTGGACTTTGTTTCTCGACAGAGATGGGGTATTAAACCGTAAAATCGACCACGACTACGTGCGAAACTGGGAACAATTTGAATTTTTACCCGGTGTAAAAGAAGCACTTGCCATTTGTGCGCAAAAATTCGGAAGAATTGTAATTGTAACCAATCAGCGCGGCGTGGGCAGAGGTTTGATGTCGGAAACCGATTTACATGAAATCCACATGCAACTAATGGATGAGGTTGAACAAGCCGGCGGACGCATTGACGCCATTTTTTATTGCCCTGACATCACCGACGAAGGCTCCACCCACCGCAAACCTAAGCCCGGTATGGCTTTCGACGCGAAAAACCTGTTCCCCGAAATCGATTTTTCCAAGTCCATCATTGTCGGCGACTCCGGCAGCGATATGGAATTCGGGAAAAATCTGGGCATGATTACCGTGTTAATTGGCGATAAGCCTAAACCAGCGGCAGATATATTGTTACCCTCACTTATTAAGTTTTCGGAAACGCTGGTTTAA
- a CDS encoding T9SS type A sorting domain-containing protein — protein sequence MKTTLSNMSQSAKQILFQIIIICFSFFSSNKIMAQADTKDPSFGVMGVVKYDFDDVISIKKMLIQPDNKIIVAGIKGEFPEIDFILARFLQNGSIDSSFGEDGIVLTSFTNIDILTDIALFPDGSIIALGYIETDPTIDAAIAMYDENGQLKNSFDSDGLQTLDLLYNDKPRALIINDDNTVTVIGNSGLIGETVFLYKINADGTPVTTFGTDGLALTEDLGWDPFIMDAALQEDGKIVLTGETDLSGALLVLRFTTAGVLDNTFNGDGIFTLPGLDGIIGRSVSIRDDGKIVIVGNEETLLSIRLLSDGTPDNTFSDDGIQIIETSLDDLRFTEHIILPDNSFVTVGTAYSKFQLVAINENGTPNTNFDDDGILDETSEPLLTEAYTIQLQADGKILVGGNFDSSLCLIRYAACSAYFELTPDAEPHIWTALNYSFGAPDLTYLWDWNDGTFSDAAYPSHTYATEGFYTICLTITDANGCTSTYCDSSVYLYKMDEAATMITVNVKSPVIDGIPNVIENSVAVVPNPFNDHLSLTWNNPTSEGLNLYLYDMQGRIILTQTVYAALNNIPVNNLSTGIYFLKISGKGFEQNITLVHQED from the coding sequence ATGAAAACCACACTTTCAAACATGAGCCAAAGTGCTAAACAAATTTTATTTCAGATAATAATAATTTGTTTTTCATTTTTTTCTTCCAACAAAATAATGGCGCAGGCCGACACCAAGGACCCTTCATTTGGAGTAATGGGTGTTGTGAAATATGATTTCGATGATGTTATTAGCATAAAAAAAATGTTAATTCAGCCTGATAATAAAATAATTGTAGCCGGTATAAAAGGTGAATTTCCTGAAATTGATTTTATTCTTGCACGTTTTCTTCAAAATGGTTCTATCGATAGTTCATTTGGTGAGGATGGAATAGTTTTGACCAGCTTTACTAATATTGATATATTGACTGATATTGCGTTATTTCCTGACGGAAGTATCATTGCATTAGGTTATATTGAAACAGACCCGACTATAGATGCTGCAATAGCAATGTATGACGAAAATGGTCAGTTAAAAAATAGTTTTGATAGTGACGGACTGCAGACATTGGACTTACTTTACAATGATAAACCAAGGGCTTTAATAATAAATGACGATAATACAGTAACAGTTATAGGTAACTCAGGATTGATTGGAGAGACTGTTTTTTTATATAAAATTAATGCTGATGGAACACCGGTTACAACTTTTGGAACTGATGGATTAGCTTTAACAGAAGACCTCGGATGGGACCCATTTATTATGGATGCTGCGTTGCAAGAGGATGGAAAAATTGTTTTAACAGGTGAAACTGATTTATCCGGTGCATTATTGGTTTTAAGATTTACAACTGCAGGCGTTCTGGACAACACGTTTAACGGTGATGGCATATTTACGTTACCCGGATTGGATGGAATTATTGGCAGATCAGTTTCAATAAGAGATGATGGGAAAATAGTTATTGTTGGTAATGAAGAAACATTATTATCAATCAGATTATTATCAGATGGAACGCCTGACAATACCTTTAGTGATGATGGGATTCAGATAATTGAAACAAGCCTTGATGATTTGCGTTTTACCGAGCATATTATTTTACCTGACAATAGTTTTGTTACTGTCGGAACAGCATATAGTAAATTTCAGCTCGTAGCTATAAATGAAAATGGCACTCCAAATACCAATTTCGATGATGATGGAATTTTGGATGAAACCAGTGAACCCCTATTAACTGAAGCTTATACGATACAACTTCAGGCGGATGGGAAAATTTTGGTCGGCGGTAATTTTGATTCGAGTTTATGTTTAATAAGATATGCTGCATGTTCAGCATATTTTGAATTAACACCTGATGCTGAACCGCATATTTGGACAGCCTTGAATTACAGTTTTGGAGCGCCTGATTTAACTTATTTATGGGATTGGAATGATGGGACATTTTCTGACGCCGCATACCCTTCACACACGTATGCAACAGAAGGATTTTATACCATTTGTTTAACAATTACTGATGCCAATGGATGTACAAGCACTTATTGCGATTCAAGTGTGTATTTATATAAAATGGATGAAGCGGCAACCATGATTACCGTAAATGTAAAATCACCGGTTATTGATGGTATACCAAACGTTATTGAAAATAGTGTAGCTGTTGTTCCCAATCCGTTTAATGATCATTTATCGCTAACCTGGAATAATCCAACATCGGAGGGATTAAATCTATATTTATATGATATGCAAGGCAGGATAATATTAACGCAAACAGTTTATGCGGCATTAAATAATATTCCTGTCAATAATTTATCTACCGGTATTTACTTTCTAAAAATTTCAGGAAAAGGGTTTGAACAAAATATAACGCTAGTTCATCAGGAGGATTAA
- a CDS encoding undecaprenyl-phosphate glucose phosphotransferase, translated as MVRRYSQFLELVYFLVDILLLNISFLLAMLISFDRISKVTSDRKFAMLLIAVNLIWFLVTSVFNYYKTERERRTGYEHLVFRFVKVLAFQALLTFTYLFLIKGYQFSRSQLAFTYSFFTVLDLAWRIGFETYLKRYRARGGNYRRIIVVGTTNASLQFVKEIQEHNEFGYRFMGYFDDPETSMAEVTGSLHEVKAYCTENNIDEIYFALQPSDMTNYVDDLMEFSNDKLIRFRIVPEFSNYISKQFKKVNIEYYGNTPILSIRPEPLDNIYNRLQKRVFDIFFSMLFFILIGWWLFPLIGLLVKLSSPGPVFFIQKRSGEGNEEFWCYKFRSMKVNAEADTKQATVGDARITRVGAFLRKSNLDELPQFINVLLGDMSVVGPRPHMLKHTEEYSKIVNNFMVRHFVKPGITGAAQANGYRGDTTDPVMMEKRVQYDLWYLENWSFWLDVKIVFLTVWSMLKGNENAV; from the coding sequence ATGGTAAGAAGATATTCCCAGTTTCTCGAACTCGTTTACTTTTTGGTAGATATTCTTCTGCTGAACATATCGTTTTTGCTGGCGATGCTCATCAGTTTTGACCGTATCTCAAAGGTTACCAGCGACAGGAAGTTTGCCATGTTGCTGATAGCTGTCAACCTGATATGGTTTTTGGTTACCAGCGTGTTCAACTACTACAAAACCGAACGCGAACGCCGCACCGGCTACGAACACCTTGTTTTCCGTTTTGTAAAAGTGTTGGCCTTTCAGGCTCTGCTAACATTTACCTACCTCTTTTTGATCAAAGGATACCAGTTTTCACGTTCTCAACTGGCATTTACTTATAGTTTCTTCACGGTGCTTGATTTAGCCTGGAGAATTGGTTTTGAAACCTACCTTAAACGTTATCGTGCAAGAGGAGGAAATTACCGTCGCATTATTGTGGTTGGTACCACCAATGCTTCACTCCAGTTTGTGAAAGAAATACAGGAACACAACGAATTTGGTTATCGTTTTATGGGTTACTTCGACGATCCTGAAACATCAATGGCAGAGGTTACGGGCAGCTTACATGAAGTAAAAGCCTATTGCACAGAAAATAATATTGATGAAATTTATTTTGCGCTGCAGCCCTCAGATATGACCAACTATGTTGATGATTTGATGGAATTCAGTAACGATAAATTAATTCGTTTCCGCATTGTCCCTGAATTTTCGAATTATATCAGCAAACAATTTAAAAAAGTTAACATCGAATATTACGGCAATACGCCAATATTAAGTATCCGCCCCGAACCACTGGATAATATCTACAACCGTTTACAAAAGCGCGTTTTTGATATCTTTTTTTCCATGTTGTTTTTCATTTTAATCGGATGGTGGTTATTCCCGCTGATTGGACTTTTAGTAAAATTATCATCTCCGGGCCCTGTATTTTTTATTCAAAAACGTAGTGGAGAAGGTAATGAAGAGTTTTGGTGTTATAAATTCCGCTCCATGAAAGTAAATGCCGAAGCCGATACCAAACAGGCAACGGTGGGAGATGCAAGGATTACCAGAGTGGGTGCTTTTTTACGCAAATCTAATTTAGATGAGCTGCCACAATTCATCAATGTTTTACTTGGTGATATGAGTGTGGTAGGTCCTCGTCCACATATGTTGAAACATACTGAAGAATATTCAAAAATCGTGAATAACTTTATGGTGCGCCATTTTGTGAAACCGGGTATTACAGGTGCGGCTCAGGCAAATGGATACAGAGGTGATACTACCGATCCTGTTATGATGGAAAAACGGGTTCAGTACGACCTTTGGTATCTTGAAAACTGGAGCTTCTGGCTGGATGTTAAAATCGTGTTTCTCACAGTTTGGAGTATGCTTAAAGGAAATGAAAATGCGGTTTAA
- a CDS encoding Crp/Fnr family transcriptional regulator — MQNRIPTPDCEHCKSRGKSLFHFCHIDETDFINQNKTCALYKKGQTIFHENAYAYGLYCLNAGKVKLYKQAPDGKEQILKIVTPGDFIGYGAMLSSNTYAVSAEVIEDAVICFVPKETVLKVFRENNRFSEGMVQLLTTTIDQTVEKMADIAYKPVRGRIAEALLLLSESYKDEKNPDGIVSITREDLASYVGTVKETAIRVLKDLKDEGLISTNNHAITILDAKGLTRVCELYD, encoded by the coding sequence ATGCAAAACCGAATTCCGACGCCCGACTGCGAGCATTGTAAGAGCAGGGGGAAAAGTCTTTTCCATTTTTGTCATATCGATGAAACAGATTTTATCAACCAAAATAAAACCTGCGCACTCTATAAGAAAGGACAAACAATTTTTCACGAAAATGCTTATGCCTATGGACTCTATTGTCTGAACGCCGGCAAAGTGAAATTATATAAACAGGCACCGGATGGTAAAGAACAAATATTAAAAATAGTAACACCGGGTGATTTTATTGGTTATGGTGCAATGTTATCCTCAAATACTTATGCCGTTAGTGCAGAGGTAATTGAAGATGCTGTTATTTGTTTCGTTCCAAAGGAAACAGTTTTAAAGGTATTTAGAGAAAATAACCGTTTTAGTGAGGGCATGGTGCAGTTACTTACCACTACCATTGACCAAACAGTAGAAAAAATGGCTGATATTGCCTATAAACCGGTTCGTGGCCGTATTGCAGAGGCATTATTGTTGTTGAGCGAATCTTATAAAGACGAAAAAAATCCTGACGGCATTGTTAGTATTACACGAGAAGACCTCGCTTCTTATGTTGGTACGGTAAAAGAAACTGCTATTCGTGTTTTAAAAGATTTGAAAGATGAAGGTTTGATTTCTACAAACAATCACGCTATCACAATTTTAGACGCAAAAGGTTTAACCCGCGTTTGCGAATTATACGATTAG
- a CDS encoding nucleotidyltransferase family protein yields MIREAIVLAGGFGTRLQKVVSEVPKPMAPVAGKPFLQYILDYLIAHKVEHVVLAVGYLRETIIAHFGDTYHNLKITYAIEENPLGTGGGILHACKYVKSDNAFVINGDTFFDVDLVELSAFHQSNNALLTVALKRMEKFDRYGTVELGAEGRITGFLEKKYLDEGLINGGVYCLNKQIFHPALPEVFSFEKEILEKEIVNRKIYGLISEGYFIDIGIPEDFSRAQHDFIGK; encoded by the coding sequence ATGATACGTGAAGCAATTGTATTAGCAGGTGGTTTTGGAACACGTTTGCAAAAAGTTGTTTCAGAAGTACCTAAACCAATGGCGCCCGTTGCCGGAAAACCTTTTCTGCAATACATTCTCGATTATTTAATTGCACATAAAGTGGAACACGTAGTGCTCGCTGTCGGGTATTTACGCGAAACAATTATTGCACATTTCGGCGATACTTATCACAACTTAAAAATTACTTACGCCATCGAAGAAAATCCACTTGGAACCGGTGGTGGTATTTTACATGCATGTAAATATGTAAAATCCGATAATGCATTTGTAATTAATGGCGATACATTTTTTGATGTGGATTTAGTGGAATTATCTGCTTTTCATCAATCGAATAATGCCTTATTAACCGTAGCATTAAAACGTATGGAAAAATTTGACCGTTATGGCACAGTTGAGTTAGGCGCAGAGGGCAGAATAACCGGATTTCTTGAAAAAAAATATCTGGACGAAGGCCTCATTAACGGTGGAGTATATTGTTTAAATAAACAGATTTTTCATCCTGCTTTACCGGAAGTATTTTCTTTCGAAAAAGAAATTCTGGAAAAAGAAATTGTCAACAGAAAAATTTACGGATTAATTTCAGAAGGATATTTTATCGACATTGGAATTCCCGAAGATTTTTCGCGCGCTCAACACGATTTTATCGGCAAATAA